In one window of Onychomys torridus chromosome 5, mOncTor1.1, whole genome shotgun sequence DNA:
- the Prl gene encoding prolactin yields MNSQGPARKAGTLLLLVMSNLLFCQNVHPLPICPNENCQMSLQELFDRVIMLSRYVYKLSTDMFIEIDKQYAHDHEFIAKAINDCPTSSLATPEDKEQAQQVPPEVLLNLILSLVHSWNDPLFQLITEVDGIHEAPEALISRAKEIEAQNKRLLEGIEKILGQAYPEAKGNAIYSVWSQLPSLQGADEEARDLALYNKIRCLRRDSHKVDNYLKLLRCRIVHNNNC; encoded by the exons ATGAACAGCCAGGGGCCAGCCCGGAAAG CAGGGACACTCCTGCTACTCGTGATGTCTAACCTGCTGTTCTGCCAAAACGTGCACCCTCTGCCAATCTGTCCCAATGAGAATTGCCAGATGTCCCTCCAGGAGCTGTTTGACCGGGTGATCATGCTTTCTCGCTACGTCTATAAGCTGTCTACAGATATGTTCATTGAAATT GATAAACAGTATGCTCATGACCATGAGTTTATTGCCAAGGCCATCAATGACTGCCCCACTTCTTCCCTGGCTACCCCTGAAGACAAGGAACAAGCCCAGCAGGTCCCT CCGGAAGTCCTTCTGAACCTGATACTGAGTTTGGTACACTCCTGGAATGACCCTCTGTTTCAACTAATAACTGAAGTAGATGGTATTCATGAAGCCCCTGAAGCTCTCATATCAAGAGCCAAAGAGATTGAGGCACAAAACAAGCGTCTTCTAGAGGGAATTGAGAAGATACTTGGCCAG GCCTATCCTGAAGCCAAAGGAAACGCGATCTACTCTGTTTGGTCACAACTTCCATCCCTGCAGGGAGCTGATGAAGAAGCCAGAGACTTGGCTCTTTATAACAAGATCCGCTGCCTGCGCAGGGATTCTCATAAGGTTGACAATTATCTCAAGCTCCTGAGATGCAGAATTGTCCATAACAACAACTGCTAA